tttgattgacggtaCGGCCgttatactactggagcgccttcttctgtttctctcccgcttcattccccaagcactcggccaggacagatgtcatttaggacctcagttgccaccagctggacagagggacttgggtctttcttgaggaactggagagctgaaatgacagaggacaacatgctagtgtacagactgtcaaatcacagctaagcgtgatcacagaatcttgaactaccagagctgaatgatcacattgtaaaatgtgaaactgggctcagtccttctattgggatggaaaatacatgagagatgaatatgcctcacttttcatattgtcacctgtgcctgaaatagctggagacttactatctctgaataccacgctacagaagctctccaatacaaagaaagctttaggttcctccattggctcccttccatgctcccaacaagtggggaggccctgactcgaccagaaagtcatccactctgctgtaaatggaagaaggtccattgtttcaatagcttccacttttaagtttattttccatctctattcaggagccacggtctgagctccaataaccctggaattgaacagagaccaggtccaagctggtttgtgcaggatgcagggcacctactggaagaaaaattgctggtgggaaatttgggggagcagaaagtggctccaatttctcctcacctgggcagtccacagagagccaataaagcccaaagagtggatagcactggctgcggagggggccttgccaggacaaccaggagatgcacggactcacatcacaccccctgcagctgcctccttcaggggaaattaaagctgactttctactgggcaagactgaatttgtccttggatgtgtggctgatgcactttgcaccagtggtatcggttactgctgcttgtcagctaaattcctttagaactcacggatgagcagaacttcagctgtatttattacttacacatcagcagatggtccaggttcagccatttcatacgctgcctgtctgtgtgttccaggatgatgcctaaatacacaatggaaaacaaacaacaacaataaaaccttcccttgttgagtgcaaagtgatattagcagcccctagacaggtctttggcctctcctactgtggacctaagggtgagctgtgggcaagaggatgctagtgcagtttagagtccacactgaagagaatgagaaagactttttttttttaagaatgtttacacaaaacccatttgctttaaagagtctgtgttcctcttgccactgctgtcagttattggagacatactacgctagtgtcttggtctagtggtctgagcaaaggcctggggccaggaataagtgagttctaagcagggatcccacaaggtgactgacagGTGGGACTTAGGCCAcaatgcctgcctgtctcacctgggtatgcttgggagaagagggcacagggccaaagcggaggaaccttttgcctccttgacaaggtggtgtggccaggaacctgaaacagcaggtgctgagggcaggtgggctgcatgcctcccaatgatgaagtagtagtgaagagcactgagcaacactgtgggtgggtctgcactttgagcgagggggatcactcccagttcaatgggacaggcccactctagctcggacagcgctcgcatgctaaaattagaatgtagctaaagcagcacgagcagtgggaggagctagccaccttgagaatcgactttggggtttggatgggatcatacttggggtggttaaacttcctcctgctcctgccatcgcagctactctctatttttaccactcagggctagtgcgggtatgtttcatcaagctgggaattagccccccagctccaagtgtaaacatgccctatgagacagtgtcccagcctctaCTATTAAATGACTGCACcgtgctttccctgcaacaatcccaaagcactttatagcacgtcgatttcctccgaccaccacactggagaggtagggatattaacatccccatttatgtatgggaagctgaggcacagagagattaatggcagctcagtgctgcacagtgggatttttttctctctccctcaatgggaataccaaaagggacactgggcatcatctctcaccagctaacttggctgcaactgcccggatctcttcccatctgctaaagaagtacatgatggtgcttttgtacaagttctccagcagctcggcattctctttggcctagaggaaatcagggacacatgagctctctctggctagaagtgccctttgactgccagcacatgcttttacgagccacaggtaaatcagagaaagaacaggtgactgggtggatgTGGtttgaaaaatggggatctgtggcagatttacatttcccatcaccctcagtcatatatcccactctgaccgttatttccattacccatcacacatcccccccacacctctacaccaccacataccactccagtcaagaatctcagacacttcaacagctcactcacaaggtgtctgcaaatgtccacctggagctcttcaggcttcagctcggctgtgccatcaaggtgttcattcacggcagtttggagcctcttcagtcccaaaaacgggacacagaggtgaaacgtagctctgcattcctgaaaaaaaggaagcgtgtcacaccatttaattgttccctactgagtgctttggtcattcaaagggaactcatctgcttgactgctcatctattccaggataaaaagggattcatctggatgtaattggcagaaaacatgcaggaatgactaatagaggggagagcttcccctgcaacctggaggtagcatcaatgtctttttggaacagatctacctacgaaagctgcttcaccaggtctctcttctcttctggggaggcagaggcctggggtgcagagacagacaggaagagagagctgtcgggctcagacccatgacctatcctggattctggtgaggcagccatggaccaacctggcgggaactgactcagcaggagggcaatgaactgaggggggaatttgggcctccagagcaggcaggaatagcagagctcccctgtcattgggaggaagattcctttggcttagtaaataagtcactctcggtcttaccactgaaaccctggggttcgggtcttgcaggtgcagcagaagtgtgagcCAGCTCTGTCgaacctgctcggcgaaatagcccttccattttcttttggtcaggcgggccaggatgccaaataggacaaaggaccataaacgaagagcatcgtcctcctacagccaagaaagtcccacaagttagtaactaagggacaatcacatcatgtacctcgcacagccatctcttctacgctaaagtcgagggattccaactacagctagtcgggaacactttcatgaactaatttttgattcgaatttgctgattcatcaaactattttagcgacagttccattttgatgaaattcctccagaagccaggcggggtccttagaaacctgcctcctgtcttgccagtgcacccattcagctccctggaagccgatctagcaggctgactgggatcgtgggcttccaaacccccagcgtctgggaccctggctctcaaatttgcaactccctggcacttctagctcccacagtttcctgggttcccagcaccgggatagtctgagagcagactgcccggacccaaggctttcaatagagctcggctGAGAAtaggaattctgtttcacaaagagttttgaagtttggggagagggattgccacaaataggaacaaaaccaaaatttgacatctcaaaattctctgcaaaacagaatcattccaaccctctcacgtagaaatggtatagagcaggcccaacgctctctattgtaccttggaacccccttttcatggttatctagctacctaatctagtattcagactttctttgaggttctcagtggcaagaaagaagaacagaagggggagactgtgggagcagggatgtcatccccatcctcctaatgttctcctcctccgtaaaacacctctcttccctggggccgaaacatctcttcactctgacatgagcaatgcccagggagtaaatggagtctaatcaagatcgcttgaactggggctggagagttctggtcacatacgttgtcaaagtaggtccggatctcttgggtgaggtctctgaaggaagaacctatgtccttctctttcagttccttcaggactttggccactgctttcatgctctcgccaatgacttcagaactgaaagggtcacttaaggccctgatcaggatgaccataagaaacttcttgtgctttttcacctggacaaacatacgacattaaagaacactgatcactgatcacacttctaatacgttttctttagcagttatgaagctgtgggaatttcatctccccctcccacccccggagacctatagctatatttcagaccaggttcgagctacaatgagccaaacttggtgccatcatacacctgtgtcatcctattattagattcctagttactt
The DNA window shown above is from Caretta caretta isolate rCarCar2 chromosome 20, rCarCar1.hap1, whole genome shotgun sequence and carries:
- the LOC142069708 gene encoding maestro heat-like repeat-containing protein family member 2B translates to MAEDDALRLWSFVLFGILARLTKRKWKGYFAEQVRQSWLTLLLHLQDPNPRVSVECRATFHLCVPFLGLKRLQTAVNEHLDGTAELKPEELQVDICRHLAKENAELLENLYKSTIMYFFSRWEEIRAVAAKLAGIILEHTDRQRMKWLNLDHLLMSLQFLKKDPSPSVQLVATEVLNDICPGRVLGE